cggggtaacctatatccggcACACTTCCAccgtggggtgacctatatccggtACACTTCcaccgtggggtaacctatatccgttaccATCTCTTACAGGTGCTGGGAGGGTTTAAGAGTGTGCACCTGTCCGGGGCAGAGTTCGCCCACATGGGTCAGCAGATACTGAACCGTTATCCGGTACACTTCcaccgcagggtaacctatatccggtaCACTTCcaccgtggggtaacctatatccgttgccaTTTCTTGCAGGTGCTCGGAGGGTTTAAGAGCGTACACCTGTCGGGAGCAGAGTTCACACACATGGGTCAGCAGATAATGGGCAGGTATCCGGTACACTTCcaccgcggggtaacctatatccgctacACTTCCAccgtggggtgacctatatccggtACACTTCCTccgcgggttaacctatatccggtaCACTTCCACCGtcgggtgacctatatccggtACACTTCCAccgcgggttaacctatatccggtaCACTTCCAccgtggggtgacctatatccgttaccATCTCTTACAGGTGCTGGGAGGGTTTAAGAGCGTGCACCTGTCCGGAGCAGAGTTCGCCCACATGGGTCAGCAGATACTGAACCGTTATCCGGTACACTTCcaccgcagggtaacctatatccggtaCACTTCCACcgtggggtaacatatatccgttacCATCTCTTACAGGTGCTCGGAGGGTTTAAGAGCGTGCACCTGTCGGGAGCAGAGTTCTTACGCATGGGTCAGCAGATAATGGGTCGGTATCCCGTACACTTCCACCTGGCTGGTGACGTAGACGAGAGAGGCGGTTACGTCACACCGACCTACGTCAGAGACCTGTCCATCCACCATTGCTTCTCTCGATGCGTCACGATTCACGCGACCAATGGGCTGCTGGTAAGGTGTCATGTCAGATGACAGCAAAAGTCAGCTTACTAAATGAATATAAAGAGTGAAAGATGTCACTCAAAACTTCCGGAAATAATCCCCGTACCATCCATTAAGACCTAAAGTCGGATTTGtttttagatattgtttacctcGTTGTCTTAACTTTATAAAATTGTCAGCAATAAACATTTGCAAAAATGATGATAAATCTACTACAAATTCGCGCCCGAAGACAAATTCGACATACCACGAACCAATGTCAATGTGGTTTGTTTAGCTAATTTTTTACAGGCTAAACAGAAGCCTCAGTTTTTCTACAATAAAGTGTTTATAGAGTTTTTCGTTTATATGGGAGTAATAAGAAGTTGTTCCAACACAGCTGTTAATATGAATAAattaaggttcaaacaaacaaaatattttcctCCAAGGTACAAGACACCGTAGGCTACGACACCTTAGGTCACTGCTTCTATCTCGAGGACGGCATCGAAGAGCGGAATCGGCTGGTGCACAATCTGGGGCTAGTTACCCGACCCGGCACCCTTCTGCCTACGGACCGGGATGGCGTCATGTGCAGGGACATCAGGACTGGGGTGTTCGGGGACTACATACCGCTGGGGAGCGACTGCAAGTAAGGCCCAGTTTACACTTGTCATTTTAACTGTAGTACGACACAGCGTAGTCTACCACTGTAGTAGCCTACGGACCGGGATGGCGTCATGTGCCGGGACATCAGGACTGGGGTGTTCGGGGACTACATACCGCTGGGCAGCGACTGCAAGTAAGGACAAGATTTGTAGATACACGTTATGTGGTGTTACTGTAGGGTAAAACCCAGAGGTCCTGCGCACGGACCGGGATGGCATCATGTGCCGGGACATCAGGACTGGGGTGTTCGGGGACTACATACCGCTGGGGAGCGACTGCAAGTAAGGCCCAGTTTACACTTTTTATTTCAACTGCATACGTAGTACTGCACAGCGTAGTCTACCCCTGTAGTAGCCTACGGACCGGGACCCCGTCATGTGTCCGAACATCAGGACTGGGGTCTTCGGGGACTACATACCGCTGGGCAGCGATTGCAAGTAAGGACAAGATTTGTAGATACACGTTATGTGATGTTACTGTAGGGTAAAACCCAGAGGTCCTGCGGACGGACCGGGATCCCGTCATTTGTCATAGCGACTGCAAGTAAGGACAAGATCTGTagttactagggctgggtatcggtacagcgtaccggtacaaaaccggtttttcttattggaccggtccagaaaaaccggacctgaaaaaattaggtggacctgatgttggaccgattagaaaattaacatattatttgatcaggcattcacacgttttggcgcttgcagttggaagaaaatgacaagagtgaagtagagtagagtttatagtaatttctaccaagtttgacagtcaatcgtacaggtgcagttagcgttgtaggattttaaaacgccagtgtaagtctaatactccaccaaacagatttatttgtggtgaaatggaccattgatatgagtcaaaatgaatcaggtccaggttcggacctggacctgatcctctggacctgaaccggacctggacctgaattttctgtaccggtacccagccctagtagttactgtagtagttttAGTAATGGATACCTGGCAttggttgggaaggtaaaaggAAGCTGAAGGAATAACAACCTTCTGTCCTACTTCCTCAAAAGGCTGTGAAGCTATCTTAACCTTTTACCTTAAGTTAATAAAATCATCCTGGTCTATACCAGATTCCATAGGCTATTCGTGGCTTCCTTCCTATAGTTCGTGAAACGTTCACAGTCTAACTGATTCCGTGCTTACTCCACAGCGCCGTGTCGACATTCTGGATCTCCCACCCCAACAACGACCTCGTCAACAATTCCGCGGCAGGGTCAATGGTAAGGTATTATCATAAAGATTATAACTGCCAGTAATAAAACTTTCTTTTTGCGACATGACACGTTTTTTTAAAGTTCGTGATCATCTTGTTATTGACGTTCTAAAGATTTCATACGATATTAACGTAAACAGggtaaagcgcttaccaacaagctttcggtCAGTCCTCCTCATGTTGAAATGACCATAGGCTTAAGTCATGTGACCTGAACGAAGGCATGGCGTCAGCAATGGGGCGTGACATTTTCCATGTACAATGTgtcaacaaaacttttttttatgatGGACAAAAGTGTAAATTTTATAAGCGTTTCAGATTATAGTTGTCCTATATCTTACGgtattttatttcttcttcaggACACGGGTATCTGGTACATCTTCCACGAGGTTCCCACGGGTTTGTCTGAAGGTCTTCACCTGGACCCCAGCACCATCTACACACCGCTGGGCAGGTTCTATAACAACAGGGTTCACTCCAACGACAGGGTAAGTCACTACACATCATCTACACGCCTCTGGGTAGGTTCTATAACAGCAGGGTGCACTCCAACGACAGGGTAAGTCACTAGACACCATCTACACACCACTAGGCAGGTTCTATAACAACAGGGTCCACTCTAACGACAGGGTAAGTCACTAGACACCATCTACACACCACTAGGCAGGTTCTATAACAACAGGGTTCACTCCAACGACAGGGTAAGTCACTAGACACCATCTACACACCACTAGGCAGGTTCTATAACAAAAGGGTCCACTCCAACGACAGGGTAAGTCACTAGACACCATCTACACACCGCTGGGCAGGTTCTACAACAACAGGGTTCACTCTAACGACAGGGTAAGTCACTAGACACCATCTACACACCACTAGGCAGGTTCTATAACAAAAGGGTCCACTCTAACGATAGGGTAAGTCACtacacaccatctacacaccgCTGGGCAGGTTCTACAACAACAGGGTTCACTCCAACGACAGGGTAAGTCACTAGACACCATCTACACACCGCTGGGCAGGTTCTACAACAACAGGGTTCACTCCAACGACAGGGTAAGTCACTAGACACCATCTACACACCGCTGGACAGGTTCTACAACAACAGGGTTCACTCCAACGACAGGGTAAGTCACTAGAGACCATCTACACGCCTCTGGGCAGGTTCTATAACAACAGGGTCCACTCTGACGACATGCTAAGTCACTAGACACCATCTACACACCGCTGGGCAGGTTCTACAACAACAGGGTTCACTCCAACGACAAGGTAAGTCACTAGACACCATCTACACACCGCTGGGCAGGTTCTATTACAACAGGGTGCACTCTAACGACAGGGTCAGTCACTAGACACAGGCACCATCTACACGCCTCTGGGCAGGTTCTATAACAACAGGGTTCACTCCAACGACAGGGTAAGTCACTAGACACCATCTACACACCGCTGGGCAGGTTCTATAACAACAGGGTCCACTCCAACGACAAGGTCAGTCACTAGACACCATCTACACACCACTGGGCAGGTTCTATAACAACAGGGTCCACTCCAACGACAGGGTAAGTCACTAGACACCATCTACACANNNNNNNNNNNNNNNNNNNNNNNNNNNNNNNNNNNNNNNNNNNNNNNNNNNNNNNNNNNNNNNNNNNNNNNNNNNNNNNNNNNNNNNNNNNNNNNNNNNNACAAcccggccgagctaaattcttgatttgcaAAACCGGCTTTAGGACAGTGCGTTTTGCCGTGGtcccactgttcattgtgcttgtcgaaaacaGCTAGGGGGATTTCCCCGTACAATGAATCTGTAAATGGAAGACATGGCGTCCCTTTCTTTGTCATGACCAGTGGTATATATGAGCTCATCTGTGGTCAGTTTATTTGAGCTACGCTGGTTCGAGATCACTTTTAACACGAAGTATGAATAACAATTTAATgagcatctttttttttgtccctCAGGCAGGCTTGATGCTGGATTGCGGTGTAAAAACTACGCACCCAAACTCACAGGACCCGCGGGAGTACCTGGCCATGGATAAGGGCAGGTGGGCAGTACTGTCCTTATATTCAAATCACAAATTGCATAAAAAAGCGAGGCCTCTCGTCTTCCCCTGCGTctcaaaagaagtcaaacccactCTGTCTAGATAAAGCCAACACTAGTCAAGTAATCTCTTTTTACAAAAACTTGCAAGTAACCCATTGGTTGTGTCAAAGAATTTCTCccttatcctatattctaccaacctgatgaaactattttcggttGCAAGTAACCtccgggcacgaacttgcaaataaatttcGATATTCTGTTCTTCATATTACTTCAAGAACagaaattgtttgatttttctGCCAATTTTCAGTCCGTGGGTCCTTCGTTGTTTTTCTCAAGTTATTTTTCATCAAACCAGTTCTTGACGGTGCGtcagtgtttttgttttcaacttTCAGGTACGCCCCCCACGAAGACGGAGACGTGTCCAAAGCCAGAGTGCCGGCCCTGATAGAGGGGCTCATCGCCTACAAGAACCACAATGACGGGGCCTGGGTTCGGGGCGGCGAACTGAGGCTGGATAAATGCGCGTAAGCAAATACATAAATAACCTTTATTCTAACTGGATAGCCCTGTCGGCCCCAGTCGCTCTTCCCAGAGGTCCAATGGATGGAGaacataaataaatcaatacCAAAATATCGTACGTATACTTGTAATTGATCCAAtgaccgagtgggtagagtgttcgccctGCAATCGTTTGGTACATGGTAGTGAGCCATGCCAAACACTTTATACTTCATTCCACTTTCTCTGTTTACCACTCAGCGTTTGGGTAAGGAgtatgaaagttgaacacacaccactaccagtggactagccccatGCTGCAGTGATTGCATAAAGTCGTGTGACCCAAGGAcaatagaaatggagatgggcgccgccagATATATTTAAAGAAtactttcatttttctttctgttgttttctacTGGATTATATTGTACTAAAAACTGACCGGAATTTTACATGTTGCAGATTCGTGGACAACGGAAAGGGCCTGACGCTGGCAAAGTATGTATCTAGTCTGTTGTGTCTTCTGAACTTTAACATGGCGCCTCTGACTAACGAAGGTTGTTTGGAAATAAAGCAGAGGCTGTCCTAATTTGCCGTTTGTGTATGAGATAATAATAGGCAGTCAAAGAAGACGAATTGGCACTCATTGCCTCGTGTTTTGTCTGAATTGTAGACCAACTGTTCCAAGCATGATAAAAAATCTAAACATAATGAGCCATCAATCGCTCTACCCGCCAACATCACATGCCTTTGTAGGGATCGTtcatgagtggatcaaatctaGGGTTACGAAGTGTTTTATGTACTTTATGTAAGAttggtaaggccacagcaagtacatcttatggatgacatccacgcgctcattaattttcgcctgatttgagaaagaaaaaaaaaacaagattttttttcttcgtcagggatggtcagatagaccaaaatgggtaaaggggttgtgttgtaaccaaataatagaatatagaattgacactagatgggtagcattgactgtagttgcagaagtgaaacttgctggatagttgtaagagtgacaccaatatggaagtcatgagtgtagttgccaacatggttagtgaTACCATTCTACCacactggtgtcacttttactacactggtgcatttcttaaatacaggaatgaatgccttgttggttgtgatgccatattttgtcacttcaattcttgttataacgtttatggtgtctattttgaaaatttaccatcttgttttttttttacccgtcttgttttttttctcgccctacctcattatttttgcagttttcagaggatgtcatccataaaatttacttgctgtggcctaatgtttaCTCAtgttaggctaaggtcacatttccaaacttaGACCCGGCCGACCCACCGCCGGTTTGGAAATGCTACGTTGaccttaaaacaaacaaacgccaAAAATTGAAGTGAAGATTAAACAAATAATAGTACGCTTTAAGTGCTTTTGAACAATAAATCGTTTACCCGTGATCTTTTATCCCCAGTGACGGAACCTTCCCCAGCGATGACGGCTCCACGCAGCAGGTGTGGAACAGCGTGTTTATCGGGGAGAGCGCGAACGTGGGAACCGACGCCGGCGGTAACAAGTTCTACGGCACGGGAGGAGTGGGCAAAAGCTGGCGGACGTTACCACGAGGCAGGTTAGGTCAATAACTTCGAGTGTTTCAAATTCAGGGCTTTCGCCTATCGGTACCAAacacacttatggaaaagaaTAGGGATACTCGGACGTCGGTTATAAACTGTGACCTAAATTGCCGGAATATCATGCCAATGgaactaaaaagacaacaaaatacacaaatcgtTAAAAAAATTTAAGATAATTAAATTATTCGCTTTTAGCCCTGATGTTTGTTGCGCGCTCTGTCAAATCTTATGTCGCATTCAGGTCGTCGCCCCAGTTGAAATAGCGTGGATTGGATTCAGTTTAAAGTATGCGCTTGCGTGAGAATATCATACTTTGTCTTGCGAGAACTTCCTATGTAAGAAGACGAGATCTTGTTAAACTAGCCCTAGCGTAGTGAAGTCGCATTGCACTACGTCCAGACGAAAAAGCACAATATATTAATATGCTTGGCCGGCTTTTGTTACTTTCTTATACCAGGTACATCAGCATTGAGATTAACAATGTTTTACCTCAGTTAATGATGACTTTATATTTTCCCTTAATGCATAGCGACTTCCCGATGCGAGGCCTACAGATATACGACGGCCCGACCCGGGTACTGAACTGTACCTTTAAGAAGTACGCTCGTACCGAGGACCGGCTGTCCAGCGCTATCGGGTTCCGACTGGACAACACCTGGCAGGGATCACCCAAGAACAACCTCACCAGGGTCAAGTTCGAGCATGTGGGTACGCTACGTCATCGTGTAGGTAGATGAaaggaagggaagggaagggaagggaagggaagggaagggaagggaagggaagggaagggaagggaagggaagggaagggaagggaagggaagggaagggaagggaagggaagggaagggaagggaagggaagggaagggaagggaagggaagggaagggaagggaagggaagggaagggaagggaagggaagggaagggaagggaagagGGTAGCTTGATGTTTGAACTAACCCATTTTCCATTTGAATGAACTTGAACTTGATTAAGCCGAGACAGGTAAGTTCACAGTGCTTGTGCCTACTTGTTACcaacagttttgtttgtatttttttttgtactgcgaaagtccatttttttacatttgattCCTTTTTCTCCATCAGTATGAACATTTTGTTCCGTAGCTCAAAGAAATGACCCTCAAAGAATGCCTTCTCCATTGAgtttaaggaaaaaaaaaaacttaaccaTCCTCAACTCATAAGATAGCTCACTCGCATGTCAGCAATTTTTCATTGCAGCAACACACCTGCATGATAACAAAATGACCGTAGTTAGCATCTAACCATTACCTTACTCCATGCTAATTTTTAGACCGTCTCCAGAGTGTATTACGGGCACCCCGGCCCCTGGTTCGGTTCGAACGAGAAAGATGGCGACAAGACGTCGATGTTCCATGACCTTGACGGGACGGTCACGGGGTACCGTGATGTTTACGTCACCAGGATCGATAACTGGATCGCAAGGAATCCTGGGTGCGTGGAAAAGCCGGACTGGAAGGGAGTCATCTGTAGCGGGAAATACGCACAGGTAGAATCAAAGTTTTATGGGTGCAACGTAAAACGTTTACCGACAAATCTTTTGGTCACCCCTCGTTGAGATAACTGGAAGTGTATGTCACATGACCTGAAcgaaagtgtgacgtcagcaacgggttAAAGGTGTCCGttagtcggtatcggcccccgccTCAGTTGAGGGATGGCCACGTGACAAAGGTATCGGGCCATGACAGTAAAAAATGTCAATTAATCAATCAGCAGTAATCGGATAATCTGCGGTTTAAATTGCAAATAGacaattgatgttttttttcgtTTTGTAAAATTGCTATAACAGATTGAATTAGATGCTCAAATACGCAGTTGGTTTACACTTTACATTGTTCATCAAATTATTATCTTAAATGACAGATTTGTACCAAATTTAGATCCACGCAACAAAAGAGGTATACATAAAACTAACTATAACTTCCAGTTTTTCAGTACCTGTTTTATCTATCATTTATTACAGTTGTACGTCCAGGCCCGAAACCCCCACACCAACACCATGTGGGTTCGGAGGGACGAGTACCCTGACCACCCCCTCAAGCTGCACGGTGCACTCGTCGACGCGCACTACCAACAGTACCAGCCCGTAGTCATGCTGGAGAAGGGCTATACCATTCACTGGGACGGGATGGCGCCGGCTGAGATCACCATTCACCCCATCAACTTCGACAGGTTGGGAACattttaaaatcaatcaatcgtaTCTGTAACAAAGGGGAACATGGACCCATCTGAATGTTTTTACTTCCCTTGAATCCAGTCCTTGTAAAGATTTGTCAAAACCATCCAACAACAGAGAAGGGGGATCCATAgattttctgcaacttatgaccCACTGCTCAcagagtcacgtgttctatctgcattaCGTAACGTCTCGGAAGCGGCGAATTACTCATTCATTGGTAAAGACTGGAGTTGATCATCCGAAGTTTTTTGTATGTTCGATCGGCAATAGCAGATTCTTAAAAAAACTTATCGTAACATTTTCACCCACTGTAGAGACGACTTTGTCCGGTTGGGCTGTGCTATCCCCGCGTACCCAGTTTCAGATCATCTGATTCAGAACAacttatcataatttatcataTGATTCATTCATAACAACTTATCATAACATTTCTATCCACCACAGAGACGACTTTGTCCGGCTGGGCCTGTGCTACCCCCCGCGTACCCAGTTCCAGATTATCTACCAGCTGTGGCAGAGGAGCCCGAAGAAGTTCTACGGAGACGAGGAGGTTTACCCGGCCTTCTCTGTGGACGACATTGAGAACAGCGTCGGCAACTCCTACTTCTTCGACGAAAGTACAGGGTAAGTAATCGTTCACGATCTGACTGGTAATACTTCCCATTGCAGCTAGGCGTCGCTGCTGCGTTACAAATACTGTTCTAAACGTAAAGTCGGCTCATGTATAAACGTGCCAGCCTCTTACCATTCCTTGTTAAATATTTCGTTtgcatcaaattttcacaataactATACCTACTGTCGCCTGTTTCATGATCAATGCTGATGACCAAACACTTCAGAACACAAAAACAATTTactaacacgtgatcttgcggatatgTGACGTCAGGAATTGGTCAAAAGTGCTAGGAAGTTTAGGATTGCACGTTTTCCAGCCTCCTGTTTCTGAAAGTGAGCGCCCGGTACCATAGAGATGGGGACAGCTACTGTTCGCCACATACACTCGCGAAAGTTACACACGATGTTATTAACACGTGTTACGTGACGTCGGCAATTgatcaaaagtttgtttatgCTTTTTTCCCAGCCTCTTGTTCCTGAAGGTGAGTGCCCGGTACCATAGAGATGGTGACAGCTACTGCTCCAGTATGGGTTGTGAGAGAATCATCATCCACGCCTTCGTCATGAGCGACGAGGTGGCGAACTGCACCATAGAGGCCTACCCCAAATATTACACCCCGCCTACGGAAACGGTCCCCATGGCAATCCACGTGGCTGAGCAAGAGTCATGTTCTAATTGTGGATCCCAGGTTAGTAATTAAAGATTCTAGTACTGAAGAAGATACATCTCTCATTAATTTGCATTAATATTTTCATAAAgacaaatattttcattaaaTAGTTTATTACCATAATCTCTTTCAGCATCTAGAAAATGTCCAAAATCACACATTTAtcaaaatggaaagaaaagcaTTTATCATAGAAATGTGGGACTATTTATTAGTCTAAAGCAGACTTCTAACACGTGTACCCACCCTCCCTTAGTTATGCAGGTAGAAACATTGGACAGAactatagaagaagaagaactttatagACGAGATTTGTTCCTTCGGAAATAGCCTTTGGGCATGAGTTTAcaaagattatcattattatcatcatttatCTTTTAAGCCATCGTTACTACTTTGCTAATGTGCACCTTGTACATCTGTTATTCTAAGCATGCACTTTATTCTCCAGATCCCGATAGTATTTGATGATCGGCAACAGTATGCCAACATAACTATAGTATCCAGCGGATTCTTCGAGGTGAAAAATGGACTACAGACATATGTAGAGGTGAGCCACATGATATTTTCTCCTTTCTTGTGTcttagacatgctatggtcatggtTTTTGAGAGCTAAATAGCTTTTGTGGGAGTTACTATTGCTTCCCTGTGCTATTCCGTTTGGGGTATTTCTTCACATAACTATCAACTCGGTCATAATGTTTGCTAGTGGCATTCAATGGCAGAGTGGGCAGGCTATCAAACGTCATCAGATTGAGAGTTTATGGCCTCTATTCCTGGCGTTCATGGCTAAacgttgtacccttgggaaagaccCCTTTCAGAACTTTCCCCAGGTGGGAATATGGATATCTGACTAAGATTGGGGAGTTTAAAGGCAATATAAGTAGATGGGCTCAACCtgccaataccgtgccctaagATACAGTGTAAAACAActcactgcccctacggcctttAAAAAACTATGAAACTACCTTTACTCTTCTGTTTGTTTTCCAGGTGAACGGTGTAAAGGTCATAGGTC
The sequence above is drawn from the Branchiostoma floridae strain S238N-H82 chromosome 17, Bfl_VNyyK, whole genome shotgun sequence genome and encodes:
- the LOC118404407 gene encoding cell surface hyaluronidase-like, whose amino-acid sequence is MAGVSVLLVPTALLLVTVYASPQRTGCPDVDPALVRWNPGHDPSRREVIGQGQVYLLESSATFYSLEVKDGGKLVFADEGKNIVLRTRSILVQDGGELHIGSETCPYLSDVTISLYGKSDEGESHPLFGKKFFGVNKDGVVEIHGKPKLSWTQLTATVMSEGLPKGGHHSGVGHRGINLRVLDELTGEVVENSWYDTYINMEDSKKLSAALNGVADGKIIIMAVRDEGSKSLGTAAKKAIRSLGSKEIDKLSYREPWVFLGVKGNTSAAMEKRLSYKDAHRTGTAGVSRMFTTPFGASFKIEATSSWSKGKSDFHISVTGKVADYVINLNDDVTSWQPGDRIVLASTDYSMEQAEEFELLPCPECSKYQVKINGKPKYMHFGEISDGVDLRGEVGLLSRNIKIQGEVESRCYGDNFCQFFDYDTFGGHFKVLGGFKSVHLSGAEFLRMGQQIMGRYPVHFHLAGDVDERGGYVTPTYVRDLSIHHCFSRCVTIHATNGLLVQDTVGYDTLGHCFYLEDGIEERNRLVHNLGLVTRPGTLLPTDRDGVMCRDIRTGVFGDYIPLGSDCNAVSTFWISHPNNDLVNNSAAGSMDTGIWYIFHEVPTGLSEGLHLDPSTIYTPLGRFYNNRVHSNDRAGLMLDCGVKTTHPNSQDPREYLAMDKGRYAPHEDGDVSKARVPALIEGLIAYKNHNDGAWVRGGELRLDKCADGTFPSDDGSTQQVWNSVFIGESANVGTDAGGNKFYGTGGVGKSWRTLPRGSDFPMRGLQIYDGPTRVLNCTFKKYARTEDRLSSAIGFRLDNTWQGSPKNNLTRVKFEHTVSRVYYGHPGPWFGSNEKDGDKTSMFHDLDGTVTGYRDVYVTRIDNWIARNPGCVEKPDWKGVICSGKYAQLYVQARNPHTNTMWVRRDEYPDHPLKLHGALVDAHYQQYQPVVMLEKGYTIHWDGMAPAEITIHPINFDRDDFVRLGLCYPPRTQFQIIYQLWQRSPKKFYGDEEVYPAFSVDDIENSVGNSYFFDESTG